In Miscanthus floridulus cultivar M001 chromosome 5, ASM1932011v1, whole genome shotgun sequence, one genomic interval encodes:
- the LOC136450104 gene encoding heterogeneous nuclear ribonucleoprotein 1-like isoform X3: MAGKMKELDGASPAKIFIGGLSKDTSMSTFKGHFGKYGDIIDAVIMKDRYTQKPRGFGFITFVDPAVVDRVIEDEHVINGKLVEIKRTIPKGAAPLKDFKTKKIFVGGLPSALKEDEFKEFFSKFGKVVEHEIIRDHTTNQPRGFGFIVFDAEKAVDDLLAKKGNMIDLNGSQAIVW, translated from the exons ATGGCCGGCAAGATGAAGGAGTTAGACGGCGCCAGCCCTGC TAAGATCTTCATCGGCGGGCTCTCCAAGGACACAAGCATGA GTACATTCAAAGGACATTTCGGGAAGTATGGGGATATAATTGATGCTGTCATAATGAAGGACCGCTACACTCAAAAGCCCAGAGGCTTTGGCTTTATTACCTTTGTTGATCCCGCTGTTGTTGACAGAGTGATTGAGGATGAGCATGTTATCAATGGAAAGCTG GTTGAAATTAAGAGAACGATCCCTAAGGGTGCTGCTCCCTTGAAAGATTTCAAGACGAAGAAGATTTTTGTTGGTGGATTACCCTCAGCTCTAAAAGAAG ATGAATTCAAGGAATTCTTTTCCAAGTTTGGAAAGGTTGTGGAGCATGAAATCATCCGTGACCATACAACCAACCAGCCACGTGGATTTGGTTTTATAGTCTTTGATGCAGAAAAAGCGGTAGATGATTTATTAGCTAAGAAAGGCAATATGATTGATCTAAATGGTTCTCAG GCAATTGTTTGGTAA
- the LOC136450104 gene encoding heterogeneous nuclear ribonucleoprotein 1-like isoform X2, with the protein MAGKMKELDGASPAKIFIGGLSKDTSMSTFKGHFGKYGDIIDAVIMKDRYTQKPRGFGFITFVDPAVVDRVIEDEHVINGKLVEIKRTIPKGAAPLKDFKTKKIFVGGLPSALKEDEFKEFFSKFGKVVEHEIIRDHTTNQPRGFGFIVFDAEKAVDDLLAKKGNMIDLNGSQPFYIRSGSSEGSFGHLPQR; encoded by the exons ATGGCCGGCAAGATGAAGGAGTTAGACGGCGCCAGCCCTGC TAAGATCTTCATCGGCGGGCTCTCCAAGGACACAAGCATGA GTACATTCAAAGGACATTTCGGGAAGTATGGGGATATAATTGATGCTGTCATAATGAAGGACCGCTACACTCAAAAGCCCAGAGGCTTTGGCTTTATTACCTTTGTTGATCCCGCTGTTGTTGACAGAGTGATTGAGGATGAGCATGTTATCAATGGAAAGCTG GTTGAAATTAAGAGAACGATCCCTAAGGGTGCTGCTCCCTTGAAAGATTTCAAGACGAAGAAGATTTTTGTTGGTGGATTACCCTCAGCTCTAAAAGAAG ATGAATTCAAGGAATTCTTTTCCAAGTTTGGAAAGGTTGTGGAGCATGAAATCATCCGTGACCATACAACCAACCAGCCACGTGGATTTGGTTTTATAGTCTTTGATGCAGAAAAAGCGGTAGATGATTTATTAGCTAAGAAAGGCAATATGATTGATCTAAATGGTTCTCAG CCGTTCTACATCCGTTCAGGCAGTTCTGAGGGCTCGTTTGGCCATCTTCCTCAACGGTAG
- the LOC136450104 gene encoding heterogeneous nuclear ribonucleoprotein 1-like isoform X1, translating to MAGKMKELDGASPAKIFIGGLSKDTSMSTFKGHFGKYGDIIDAVIMKDRYTQKPRGFGFITFVDPAVVDRVIEDEHVINGKLVEIKRTIPKGAAPLKDFKTKKIFVGGLPSALKEDEFKEFFSKFGKVVEHEIIRDHTTNQPRGFGFIVFDAEKAVDDLLAKKGNMIDLNGSQVEIKKAEPKKPSNQPPCSLDSEPRGRPYADSYDGFGSSYNYGGSFGPYRSPGSFGARPGGYNSAYGPGDYGSGYVTYGGALVGYRGEPSLYSSRYGSTYGGSFGDGYGGGSYAGGLAGAYGRDAGGYSGSSYGPSYDSSGAKTGAGFGTGGLYGARTGYGSTGGSGAAGRYHPYGR from the exons ATGGCCGGCAAGATGAAGGAGTTAGACGGCGCCAGCCCTGC TAAGATCTTCATCGGCGGGCTCTCCAAGGACACAAGCATGA GTACATTCAAAGGACATTTCGGGAAGTATGGGGATATAATTGATGCTGTCATAATGAAGGACCGCTACACTCAAAAGCCCAGAGGCTTTGGCTTTATTACCTTTGTTGATCCCGCTGTTGTTGACAGAGTGATTGAGGATGAGCATGTTATCAATGGAAAGCTG GTTGAAATTAAGAGAACGATCCCTAAGGGTGCTGCTCCCTTGAAAGATTTCAAGACGAAGAAGATTTTTGTTGGTGGATTACCCTCAGCTCTAAAAGAAG ATGAATTCAAGGAATTCTTTTCCAAGTTTGGAAAGGTTGTGGAGCATGAAATCATCCGTGACCATACAACCAACCAGCCACGTGGATTTGGTTTTATAGTCTTTGATGCAGAAAAAGCGGTAGATGATTTATTAGCTAAGAAAGGCAATATGATTGATCTAAATGGTTCTCAG GTTGAGATCAAGAAGGCAGAACCAAAGAAACCCTCTAACCAACCACCTTGTTCACTTGATAGCGAACCTAGGGGCCGTCCATATGCAGACAGTTATGATGGATTTGGCAGCTCTTACAATTATGGTGGTAGTTTTGGTCCTTATAGATCACCTGGAAGTTTTGGCGCTAGGCCTGGAGGTTACAATAGTGCTTATGGTCCTGGTGATTATGGTAGCGGCTATGTTACTTATGGTGGAGCATTAGTAGGATACCGTGGAGAGCCCTCCCTTTATTCTAGTCGCTATGGTAGCACTTACGGAGGCAGCTTTGGTGATGGGTATGGTGGTGGCAGTTATGCCGGTGGATTAGCTGGTGCATATGGGCGTGATGCTGGGGGCTATAGTGGTTCTAGCTATGGTCCTAGTTATGATTCTTCAGGGGCTAAGACTGGTGCTGGGTTTGGCACCGGTGGACTCTATGGTGCTAGGACAGGCTATGGTAGCACTGGTGGCAGTGGTGCTGCTGGTCGTTACCATCCATATGGAAGATAG